Proteins co-encoded in one Hemibagrus wyckioides isolate EC202008001 linkage group LG26, SWU_Hwy_1.0, whole genome shotgun sequence genomic window:
- the LOC131346517 gene encoding interferon-induced protein 44-like, whose amino-acid sequence MTKVDKACELVSKDLKKIYYSKKIKEKVTECSNTVGIPLNAIYPVQNYSESIIQDPDTDMLILTALRDILNFANDYVEREMEKDD is encoded by the exons ATGACCAAGGTGGATAAAGCCTGTGAGCTGGTCAGCAAGGATTTAAAGAAAATCTACTACAGCAAGAAGATCAAAGAGAAg GTAACCGAGTGCAGTAATACCGTGGGCATCCCTCTTAATGCCATCTACCCTGTGCAGAACTACTCTGAATCCATCATCCAAGATCCAGATACTGACATGCTCATCCTCACAGCACTGAGAGATATTCTAAATTTTGCCAATGACTATGTGGAACGAGAGATGGAAAAAGATGACTAG